Proteins encoded together in one Caldicellulosiruptor saccharolyticus DSM 8903 window:
- a CDS encoding glycine cleavage system protein H, whose translation MLYNERLLYGDLWVELNGSLASVGITKNLERELGDIVIFEFLKTNGYIQQGEEFARIETIYKTYTLKSPVSGFIRSVNSKLCLDPTLLNLFPEETEIISIDIQLLV comes from the coding sequence TTTATGGGTTGAGTTAAATGGTTCATTGGCTTCAGTTGGTATTACAAAAAATTTAGAAAGAGAACTTGGAGATATTGTAATATTTGAATTTTTGAAGACTAATGGTTATATTCAGCAAGGTGAAGAGTTTGCAAGGATTGAGACAATCTACAAAACATATACATTAAAATCCCCGGTAAGTGGTTTTATAAGATCGGTTAATTCAAAGCTTTGTTTGGACCCTACATTGTTAAATTTATTCCCAGAAGAAACAGAAATAATTAGTATAGACATACAGCTACTTGTGTGA